Part of the Mangifera indica cultivar Alphonso chromosome 4, CATAS_Mindica_2.1, whole genome shotgun sequence genome, tatttttattaatgccACTACTTGATCCTATATCTCCTCCTTCTCTTCCTCGCTTCAGGTTTTTAGAACCTGAAGGAGGCAGCGGCGCCTTCTTCCTCTCTTGGGTACCACCACTGCCTGAAGTACCATTAATATTACTGTTATAATAATCAGAAAAGGCAAGAGGCCAGGACTGGTTTTCCCAAAAGAAAGAGTGGTGTAGTGAAGCTTCGTCTGACATGCTCAGCCACAAAACAGAAAGTAAGCAGACAGatgaaagaaaacaagaaaaggtaACTGAAGAGTAAAGAGAGGAGAATTGAAGCGTTTAATAGAAAAGGGTGGTGGCAAAGTGCAAACAGAGACACAGGATTGAGTTGCGAAGAAGAGAACAAAATACAATCATAAGGCAGTGCCGTTACTtcctataatataaataataaatcaaaaacaaGACAAAAACGGATGACAAAGATTTGTTTTTGTGGTCCCCACctgcaaaacaaaacaaagtttttagtttttttttttaatattgaaattcgTAATTCTGTTTTCGTTAATTATTGGAAATGTTTTTTTCTGTTAACCTTTAATTCTAAAAGGGTGTTTAAGTAAATTTAcgtatctaatttaaatctaaatctatattatattatttttatttttttctttatttttaaatttctgttCTCTCActttctcatctttttttttgttaaaatttctcttttctgAGTGTATCCATTATCTTTGTTCACATAAAAACAAACTCAACGAATTTGATGGCAAAGTACCGGAGGATTGTTGACCGGCATAAATCATCACACCCAACCCACCTTCTTCAACTCCCAATAACTCCATCGGAATAGTACAATTTCCCCTTAATTACACCATTTTAGTGCGATTCTTTCTTAATACATCCTATAAATCATCCTTGTCAACCAAAGAAATACTATTCATAGGAGTCCCTGAtcacaaaaattataaaccaaattcaacaacattttcccaaaatttggaaattaaaatgGCATTTTTGGCTTTCATTTTCCTCAAACTCTTGACTCTAGCTCTAAAAATTTAGGTAGTACTTTCTCTATTGAACTCCATTTGTCAATGATTACGAAGAGGTTCAACCTTCTTTTATGACTGGTACCAGAATTGAATAAGATTTCAAGAAGGAAGGAACACTAGATTGGCTTTAGCCGGAAAAAATTCTTGTGAGGATAGTTGTTCATTTAGTAGGGTGGTTGCTCCGACAGCGTATGATTCACTGCAATGTCCCGTTCCAGTGCGGTCTATGAATCTCCTGCAGCACATTAGGAGCTTCGATTGATTATTTTAGGCTTTAGTGTAACTGGTTGAATCACATCGAAACTCTAATATTAGGTTCCATCTCAAATTTGGCTTTACTCCTgcttataaacacaaaaattagTCACATTTTAAAACCACAATTAAGGCCATTTGATAGGATTTTCTTAAAACATTAACCTTTAAAGTCCAAATGGCAATTAATAAGTTTGGACCTCCCCAAGTGTTTGTAGAAGAAGAACGCAAAAACAAAGAGCCAAACTATAGCAAAGGGAAGTCAAAGTTTGCTAGAAAGTCTAACAAAACAAGTCTCCAATTGAAATCTATTGGATGAGGTGCAAAAtccatatttttctttctcatttccCGTGCAACTCGAGTCTTAGAAACTAGAAAGGAGAAATGTTTGTGGGTGGATGATAAATTGTAAATAGTTTGTGAAAAcagctaaaaatatttttgtcttttcttttgatAAGTGTATATTTAccgtaattattattatcatacaATATGCGATACGTAATCTATAATACGATACAACACAGGTAAAAAACGATACGACACAACTCACATTGCCTAGCCTTTCAAACACACCTCACTTGGAATGTCCATTTCACTCAAATGGACCTCCTCATCACTTGTCAAAATAATAAACCATGATAAATTGTAGCACCAATTCATTTTGTAGCTTTGAAACTATACTTCATTTATTACCGCTAGTGCTAATCCTTGTCAGGCTCTTGTCTGCATTAGGCTATTGATCTTCTAATTGTATTTTCTTCATCTCACGAGCCATGCATGGAAATGATCAGGTTTTTCTCCAACATTTGTCTCTTCTTAATTAACTAGCTCCTCTTTGGCTTTCTTCTCATTTTCCAAATCTCTCCAACCACTTGTCTGTTTATGAAATTCCCCCCTTAATCTTGAAATCTCATTGTTTGCAGCCAAAAGTTCCTCCGGCAGATTATCCAGCAACAAACTCTCTTCCTTTAATTTCAAGCTGTTCCTCACCTATGCTACAATCCCTTTTTAAGTTTCCTATTTCAATTTCAAGCTGTTCCTCACCTATGCATGATTCGTGTTCTAAGAatgataattgattttatgtagGAATTTGCAAAATATTAAGAGAATGTTTTAATCACATTATTATATACtactatattaaattatataagtaatttattaaaattttttgtaaataaaaagtttatgtCAAAACTCGTAAACCCCATGTAGTATTAATAAGTAATTATTCTCAATCCCTTGTGATGGTTTCTTTTTGTtacttttaactaaaataaataaataactttgaTGCCCTTACCTAATATGCCCATAAATCGAACACCCAAATGCTTTATCTCAACCATCCCCAACACCAATGTTGTTAGACttgtaaaaattattgaattttccaaaatatcaaaagttatataataataactagataaaaaataataaaaaaatcaaaatttttgattaaaaaaatatagaataataaaaaatataagaaatatatttatgaaaaattacaaaagtaaTCAAAAAGTTGAAAGCTTACtctgtaaaattaaaaaaaaataatttgactttagagaaatttaaatagattttatttggataatattttttagatttgaccctttttattggattttgtaaattcaaataaaatattctcaaaatttcaaattctttaaaagtttcttttaattctttttgttttagtaTCTGtgttacttttataatttttttttaccttttttgtttgaaaataaaattttaaaaaattttgagataaatTAATCAAGTTTAAACTATAGTTAGGCAGATTCATAATTGTGTTGGTCCAATTCAATCAAGTTGGTAATTTTGAGAGTTTTTGGGATAAAAGTGGATTTTACAAGTTAGGGGGTGTAAATGtattaactttaatataaatataaaaattcaggtttatttgattcttttgcccttgattcttttaaaacaaacaacaaaaaactttaatgaaataacaataagGGGTTTAAATGTAAATCTGTTGGATTTAATCCGACTCAATCTACGACCAAATCTAGTTTAAAGTAATTACCAATAgtataaaagttttaatgacAAGTTAGTAATTCCATTTAGAATCATGGTTTTAAAACCCAAATTAGATTGACTAGTTGGATAGTTTCAATCAGGATCTCACGGCAACCTTGGTTCGAGCTTGCCCCAAAACTAATTCTTCAGAGTTTTGCTCAGGCTGAAAATTGGTTGTGATTGATAAATGGTAATAGATTGGACTCTGTTAGGGCAAACTGAGTTGAGGAATGCTCAGTGATAGGGTTCAACCTGTAGCCATTTATCAATTACAACTAATTCTTCAGCCTAAGCAAAATTCTGTCAACAAGCATTTCTCATCTCAATTTGCTTTGTCAATGCTTGTTCAGAATACAGTAGCCCTGAATGTAcagaattattagttttcagaGTCTAGACTAACCGATATAGGGAGTGGTACAATGGCACTTGAAAGTACCCATCCAAAACAGAAATTTTTTACCCTCCTACTGTTTCAGTTCTTAGTTGGTATATGGATTCAGGGGCAACCACTCAACAACTGGTTCTCTAATATCATGACCAATCAACCTTGTTAACTTTCTACTAAATGGAAAATCTCATTTGTGATTTCAATATAACAATAACAAtccctttttaaaaaaattatatcttaggGTCGAGTACACGAACaagttgaaacaaaaacaagaaaacatatGAACATGGATACTCATATATACAACCCTAGCTATCTACTAAAAGCATTTCTGCAAGCTCACGAAACTAACTACCATGGCAAATACAGTTATGTCTTTACTGCTAGGGAAAAACTTAGGGAACTCATCACCCCAAGAAGAATTCATCTCAGGGTTGAATTCTGTCGTCATAATCAAGAAGAGATCAAGGCTGTCAGCTCATTTGTAGCTTGCTTATATATTTCTTCCACTGGAACTGCCCTCGTCAACTGACCATAACCTCTATTCACCTGCAACATACACCCATCTcattactaaatcaaatttacTAGAAGTTCAcctttcaaaatatatttatttcattaagttAAACAAGGGTCAAATGGGTATGTTTGATTTATGGTCCATTTTTAAAAACAGATTATGATTCAACATTTTGAATtgtatattcatatttttttatttttgaaagtgttttcagtataataattaaaatatttaaatggttatagaaaactttaaatatgatttataattattttacaatagATTTTAGAAGTATAtacaaaaactatttttaaaaaatttcaactcgatcattaaatttttatttaaaatttgcatcaaattaacatttcataagAACTTACACGTGCATGAATCATGAACATTCTTCGGTTGGAGTTGGAGGAAACTTGAGCAGAAATCACCTCTATTTTATGCTTCTCCAACACACAGCAAATGGTGGTGAAGAGTCCAAGTTTCCTCGGCGAACACACGCTTATATGTGCTTCATCTCcgcaaattttcaaaacaacaTTGGCTGAAGTCCATGTTTGGAAGACTACAGGGCGCAGTGATGCTGAAACCAAATTTGTAGAGTTAACATTACTGGTGGCAGCTTCAATGGTGAAGTTTGTGGATGATCCATGATCAGCTAAAAATGCCTCCCTCGATTTCAAAGCTAGTTTCTGTGAGTTGATTAACAATGGTTGCGGCTCATATCCGAACGTTGCTACTCCTTGAAGCCTTTCTAGCTTTTGTTTTTCGAGCTTTTGGAGAGTTTGTTGTAGGGTTTTGATGCACTTCACCGCTTCGTCCACGATCGTGGATTTATCAACCTattcaataaatgaaaaaaaacctAGATAAAGAGGAtcctattatattatatcgCCAAATAATTGAACGGAAATGCTAAGCTAGGGTTATTggaatatttaatcaaatttttaattataaaaaaagtgaaattaagAAAGATAGATGACTGAAAAAAGAAAGTAGTAAAAAGGTCATCCTCTCTCACAAAATTAAACTGTCGACAAAGGAAAACCAATATGAAAAGGTAGAAATATTAgcatttgtgtatataaaaggTGACCTCTTTTTGCAAAGATGAAGTTGATTATGGCCTGCAAATAATCtcagaaaaacaaattaacaagAAAGATATACATTGAAGAATGAAGAAGATAgagattcaatttatatatttacctTAGGAGGAAGTTGAGGAAGCAATTCATGAAGAGTAATAAACATGTccctcatcttcttccttctctctctctccgtcCATATGTGAATCTCATGATCATCCGATTCACCACCACTATTGCCACCTTTTCCTTCTTTCACAACCctatcattgttattattattattattattattattattgttatcattatcattattattattattatcaatgcCACTACTTGATCCTATATCTCCTTCTCTTCCTCGCTTCAGGTTCTTAGAGCCTGAAGGAGGCAGTGACGCCTTCTTCCTCTCTTGAGTATCACCACTGTTTGAAATATCATTAACATTACTGTTATAATTATCAGAAAAGGTAAGAGGCCAAGACTGGTTTTCCGAAAATAAATAGTGGTGCAGTGAAGCTTCCTCTGACATGGCAACCACAAAACAGAAAGTAAGCAGAAAGATGAAACAACAGAGAATTGAAACGTTTAACACAAAAGGGTGGTAGCGAAGTTTAAACGGAGATAGAGGATTGAGATGCCAAGAGTACAAAGTACAATCAtgtatttttaacttattaataacaaaaaaccaaacattattcccacttataataaataatttacaaacTTCGAAGAAGGGCCTACCTTCATTGGAATTTCTGGGATATCAGATTCATTGTGTAACGCACCAAATCTAATATATAtggaaaataaagtaattaaataatttactgAACTTAACAGGGATGTGATTGGAGAATGTAAAGGACAAGGAAGAAAAAATAGAGTGAAATATGAACGCATACTTAACGGCTCTTAGTTTGGattttaatgatgataaaatgaagaaaacatgGAAACTTCATCTCATTGATTCATATAccaatgaattattatatggccgttatttttatcataataataataatttttaaaaaaaaactgtatCTGCCATTTATACTATTGGGAAATACACAGTGAAACTGACTGAAACCAAACAGAAATGaagaatttattcaaaaaacaaGGCAATTAAAATTAGTTGCTTATGGATGTAAACCAGATTTTGTATAGCTCTAGGATCTGGGCTGGCATAtggtttttgttatatttttgttacttttggAGTGTTATGCTCCTATAGACCCTCTTCTTAAACTCTATCATTGTAAAAACTCTGATAAGCTTTTAAAACAAGTGAAACTTTTCGTATAGGTCTTTCTTCGTAGATTTACTAGTCTTCAGAGTGCTTTTGTTGTTCTTTGCTTTCGAATAATGAGCTTAGACTATTTTTGAACCTTTCCCAAtagtttgtttttgtgtttatatttaCTTTGATTACCTAAAAAAAGTAGCCGTTTATTCTCGTCTTCCTATTAGGTAATGTTCTACGTAAGGCCTAgtatatattaagaaattatttgtGTTCTAAGTATGATTATTgttttgttgtaggaatttgtaaaatattaaggatttgttttaatttggtAATGGGTACTTGTTGAATGAAAATAgcttcaaatttattataaacttGACCAATTAACCGCCAAAAAACATACCAACCTCTCAAAATTTTTGACAAATCTTGGAAGTTGGATTAAATTTGGGTGAATAGTAATAACATTATTTCCTCgcaaacttaaactaaataatttattagtctGTCAAAAATTGGGATAAGGatcatatttatgaaattagtgGGTGctcactacaaaaaaaaaaaattaaaaaaaagggttaaacATATAAAGATTAAAGTCACATTTCAGAAATCAGTGAGTACTcacaataaaaaaagatatttaaaaaaaaaaaaacaaaagagttTTCTATAAAAATCTTCAactgagaatttcattaaattgaagaaaattttaatctcaattattaTAGGGGAGAGGCTCGCATAC contains:
- the LOC123214319 gene encoding transcription factor bHLH95-like, whose protein sequence is MSEEASLHHYLFSENQSWPLTFSDNYNSNVNDISNSGDTQERKKASLPPSGSKNLKRGREGDIGSSSGIDNNNNNDNDNNNNNNNNNNNNDRVVKEGKGGNSGGESDDHEIHIWTERERRKKMRDMFITLHELLPQLPPKVDKSTIVDEAVKCIKTLQQTLQKLEKQKLERLQGVATFGYEPQPLLINSQKLALKSREAFLADHGSSTNFTIEAATSNVNSTNLVSASLRPVVFQTWTSANVVLKICGDEAHISVCSPRKLGLFTTICCVLEKHKIEVISAQVSSNSNRRMFMIHARVNRGYGQLTRAVPVEEIYKQATNELTALISS